The Cyanobacteria bacterium GSL.Bin1 genomic sequence ATTTTCTTCCCGCTTTGTCGTGACGAAAACTTTGGTTGATAAATTCAACTAACTGTTCATACTGCGCTACTGAGAGCCTCACTGTCTTCGTGCTGTCTGGGAGAGACTCAGCAGTTGTCAGGGAAACCTGGAGGCAGGCTTCTGACGGCCAGAACAAGGCTTTCAACGTGGTCAAGAGCCTCCAGTCTAACCCGGTTCGGGTTTCGATTAAGAAGTCTTTGTCACCCCAACTGATCGCGATTAATGCGGCTTGGCTGGTACCGCTAGCGAAGCTCTCTGCCGGAAGGTGTTCACGCCAGTCTATGGTTTCAGTGGCAAGGGGCAGGATAATGTCGGCATGAATGGCACCTGAACTGAACCGAACCTCAATTCCCTCTTGATCGGGTTCAAAATCGT encodes the following:
- a CDS encoding TIGR02117 family protein — its product is MRKLRREASQPFSPRKSSSHFLQRGLYVISVSLVSYLLLLLLGLIPVNNDFEPDQEGIEVRFSSGAIHADIILPLATETIDWREHLPAESFASGTSQAALIAISWGDKDFLIETRTGLDWRLLTTLKALFWPSEACLQVSLTTAESLPDSTKTVRLSVAQYEQLVEFINQSFRHDKAGRKLPIRSAAPGQNEAFFEAHGTYHGFNTCNCWVGRAMQASGIQTGWFTPLPKTMFLYLPNEE